One region of Yersinia bercovieri ATCC 43970 genomic DNA includes:
- the metA gene encoding homoserine O-acetyltransferase MetA, with the protein MPIRVPDELPAVSFLRNENVFVMTSSRAKTQEIRPLKVLVLNLMPKKIETENQFLRLLSNSPLQIDIQLLRVDSRESKNTPAEHLNNFYCDFEDIQDQNFDGLIVTGAPLGLVDFCDVAYWPQIERIIAWAKDHVTSTLFVCWAVQAALNILYGIPKMTREVKLSGIYQHQTREPLALLTRGFDETFLAPHSRYADFPLEVLQQYSDLDILVSSEEAGAYLFASKDKRVAFVTGHPEYDVDTLAGEYQRDVAAGLNPQVPLNYFPHDDATLPPKASWRSHGHLLFANWLNYYVYQITPFDLRRMNPTLD; encoded by the coding sequence ATGCCAATTCGGGTTCCTGATGAATTACCGGCTGTGAGTTTCTTACGCAATGAGAATGTTTTTGTCATGACCTCATCACGTGCGAAAACTCAGGAAATTCGTCCCCTGAAGGTGTTGGTTTTGAATCTGATGCCTAAAAAAATTGAGACGGAAAATCAATTCCTGCGTTTACTCTCTAACTCACCTTTACAGATCGATATTCAATTGCTGCGGGTTGATAGCCGCGAATCAAAAAATACCCCTGCCGAGCACCTGAACAACTTCTATTGTGACTTTGAGGATATCCAGGATCAAAACTTCGATGGGCTGATCGTTACTGGTGCGCCACTGGGGTTGGTCGATTTCTGCGATGTCGCCTACTGGCCGCAGATCGAACGTATTATTGCCTGGGCAAAAGATCATGTTACCTCAACCCTATTTGTATGCTGGGCGGTACAGGCGGCGTTAAATATCTTGTACGGCATTCCTAAGATGACCCGTGAGGTCAAACTCTCCGGTATTTATCAGCACCAAACTCGGGAACCTCTGGCGCTATTAACACGCGGCTTTGACGAGACCTTCCTCGCCCCCCATTCCCGTTATGCTGATTTCCCGCTTGAGGTGCTTCAGCAATATAGTGATCTGGACATATTAGTCTCATCGGAAGAGGCGGGTGCATATCTGTTTGCCAGCAAAGATAAGCGGGTGGCTTTTGTGACCGGGCATCCTGAATATGATGTTGATACGCTGGCAGGAGAGTATCAGCGTGACGTGGCCGCAGGTCTTAACCCGCAAGTTCCACTGAATTATTTCCCTCACGACGATGCGACTTTGCCACCAAAAGCTTCATGGCGTAGTCATGGGCATCTGCTGTTTGCGAATTGGCTGAACTACTACGTTTACCAAATCACCCCGTTTGATTTGCGTCGTATGAACCCGACCCTCGATTAG
- the purH gene encoding bifunctional phosphoribosylaminoimidazolecarboxamide formyltransferase/IMP cyclohydrolase translates to MQQRRPIRRALLSVSDKAGIIEFAAALSQRGIELLSTGGTARLLADAGLLVTEVSDYTGFPEMMDGRVKTLHPKIHGGILGRRGQDDAIMTEHDIQPIDMVVVNLYPFAETVARPDCSLEDAVENIDIGGPTMVRSAAKNHKDVAIVVKSSDYAAIITELDNNDGSLTYPTRFNLAIKAFEHTAAYDSMIANYFGTMVPAYHGETEQPAGHFPRTLNLNYIKKQDMRYGENSHQQAAFYIEENLKEASVATAEQLQGKSLSYNNIADTDAALECVKEFSEPACVIVKHANPCGVAIGDSTLAAYESAYKTDPTSAFGGIIAFNRELDAATAQAIISRQFVEVIIAPSVSADALSVLAAKQNVRVLICGQWQARSAGLDFKRVNGGLLVQDRDLGMVTEADLRVVSKRQPTAQELRDALFCWKVAKFVKSNAIVYARDNMTIGIGAGQMSRVYSAKIAGIKAADEGLQVAGSAMASDAFFPFRDGIDAAAAVGITCVIQPGGSIRDDEVIAAADEHNIAMIFTDMRHFRH, encoded by the coding sequence ATGCAACAACGCCGTCCAATCCGCCGTGCTCTGCTTAGTGTGTCTGATAAAGCGGGTATCATTGAATTTGCCGCAGCGCTTTCTCAGCGTGGCATCGAGTTACTCTCCACCGGTGGGACTGCCCGCCTGTTGGCCGATGCTGGCCTGCTGGTCACCGAAGTTTCTGATTACACCGGTTTCCCGGAAATGATGGATGGCCGCGTTAAGACTCTGCATCCAAAAATCCATGGCGGTATTCTCGGTCGCCGTGGTCAAGACGATGCCATCATGACTGAACATGATATTCAGCCGATCGATATGGTGGTCGTCAATCTGTATCCTTTTGCTGAAACCGTGGCGCGTCCAGATTGTTCACTGGAAGATGCCGTTGAGAATATTGATATCGGCGGGCCAACCATGGTGCGCTCTGCGGCGAAGAATCATAAAGATGTCGCCATCGTGGTGAAGAGCAGTGACTATGCCGCTATCATTACCGAGCTGGATAATAATGACGGCTCGCTGACCTACCCAACCCGCTTCAATCTGGCGATTAAAGCATTCGAGCATACCGCTGCCTACGACAGCATGATCGCCAACTACTTTGGCACTATGGTTCCGGCGTACCACGGCGAGACCGAGCAGCCCGCAGGTCACTTCCCGCGAACCCTGAATCTTAACTATATTAAGAAGCAGGATATGCGTTACGGTGAAAACAGCCACCAGCAAGCTGCCTTCTATATAGAAGAGAATCTGAAAGAAGCTTCCGTCGCTACCGCAGAGCAGCTGCAAGGTAAGTCGCTCTCTTATAACAACATCGCCGATACTGATGCCGCACTTGAGTGTGTGAAGGAGTTCAGCGAACCTGCCTGTGTGATAGTCAAACACGCTAACCCTTGTGGCGTAGCGATTGGTGACTCCACTCTTGCCGCTTACGAAAGCGCATACAAAACTGACCCTACCTCTGCTTTCGGCGGCATTATTGCTTTTAACCGTGAGTTAGATGCCGCTACCGCTCAGGCGATCATCAGCCGCCAGTTTGTGGAGGTGATTATCGCGCCAAGTGTCAGCGCCGATGCCCTGAGTGTTCTGGCTGCCAAACAAAACGTGCGTGTGTTGATCTGTGGTCAGTGGCAGGCGCGCTCTGCCGGTCTGGATTTCAAACGTGTGAATGGCGGTTTGCTGGTACAAGATCGTGATTTAGGTATGGTGACAGAAGCGGATCTGCGCGTGGTGTCTAAACGCCAGCCAACCGCGCAAGAGCTGCGTGATGCGCTGTTCTGCTGGAAAGTGGCTAAGTTCGTTAAATCCAATGCCATTGTTTATGCCCGCGATAATATGACCATAGGGATAGGCGCAGGCCAGATGAGCCGTGTTTACTCTGCCAAGATTGCCGGGATCAAAGCCGCCGACGAAGGTTTACAGGTTGCCGGCTCCGCCATGGCGTCTGATGCCTTCTTCCCGTTCCGTGATGGCATTGATGCCGCCGCTGCCGTTGGCATCACTTGCGTGATCCAGCCGGGTGGTTCTATCCGCGATGACGAAGTGATTGCTGCCGCAGATGAACACAACATCGCGATGATCTTTACTGACATGCGTCATTTCCGTCATTAA
- the purD gene encoding phosphoribosylamine--glycine ligase, which produces MNILIIGNGGREHALGWKAAQSPLADKIYVAPGNAGTALEPRLENVAIAATDIAGLLAFAQSHDIGLTIVGPEAPLVIGVVDAFRDAGLTIFGPTQAAAQLEGSKAFTKDFLARHHIPTAFYQNFTEVEPALAYVRKIGAPIVIKADGLAAGKGVIVAMTLEEAETAVHDMLAGNAFGDAGHRIVVEEFLDGEEASFIVMVDGKNVLPMATSQDHKRVGDGDTGPNTGGMGAYSPAPVVTDEIHQRVMDQIIWPTVRGMAAEGSVYTGFLYAGLMISADGQPKVIEFNCRFGDPETQPIMLRMRSDLVELCLAGAQGKLNEKTSDWDDRPSLGVVLAAGGYPADYRQGDVIQGLPQQEVADGKVFHAGTQLNGDNQVVTSGGRVLCVTALGDTVAKAQQRAYQLAADIHWEGSFCRKDIGYRAIARGK; this is translated from the coding sequence ATGAATATTTTGATTATTGGTAACGGTGGGCGCGAACACGCACTAGGCTGGAAAGCCGCGCAATCGCCTTTAGCGGATAAAATCTATGTCGCGCCGGGCAATGCCGGTACGGCGCTGGAACCTCGATTAGAAAACGTGGCTATCGCCGCGACAGATATTGCAGGCTTGCTGGCCTTTGCTCAAAGCCACGATATCGGCCTGACCATTGTTGGCCCGGAAGCACCGTTAGTGATTGGCGTGGTGGATGCATTCCGTGACGCGGGTCTGACTATCTTCGGCCCAACGCAAGCGGCAGCTCAGTTGGAAGGCTCCAAAGCGTTCACCAAAGATTTCCTGGCGCGCCACCATATCCCAACCGCGTTCTACCAGAATTTCACTGAGGTCGAACCCGCGCTGGCTTATGTTCGCAAGATTGGCGCACCAATTGTGATTAAGGCTGACGGACTGGCAGCAGGTAAAGGCGTGATTGTCGCCATGACGTTGGAAGAGGCGGAAACTGCCGTTCACGACATGTTGGCAGGTAATGCTTTTGGTGATGCTGGCCACCGTATCGTGGTGGAAGAGTTCCTCGACGGCGAAGAAGCCAGCTTTATCGTGATGGTTGATGGCAAGAATGTGCTGCCAATGGCCACCAGCCAGGATCATAAACGCGTCGGTGATGGCGATACCGGCCCGAATACTGGCGGGATGGGGGCTTACTCACCGGCCCCCGTGGTAACAGATGAGATCCACCAGCGCGTGATGGATCAGATTATCTGGCCAACCGTGCGCGGCATGGCGGCGGAAGGGAGTGTCTATACCGGCTTTCTATACGCAGGCTTGATGATTTCAGCCGATGGGCAACCGAAAGTTATCGAATTCAACTGTCGCTTTGGTGATCCAGAAACACAACCTATCATGCTGCGGATGCGCTCTGATCTGGTCGAGCTCTGTTTGGCGGGTGCGCAAGGCAAGCTAAATGAGAAAACCTCTGACTGGGATGATCGCCCTTCACTGGGTGTGGTGCTGGCAGCGGGCGGTTATCCGGCAGATTATCGCCAGGGCGATGTTATCCAAGGATTGCCGCAGCAAGAAGTGGCCGACGGAAAAGTATTCCATGCCGGTACGCAGTTGAATGGTGATAATCAGGTGGTGACCAGCGGCGGGCGGGTATTGTGCGTAACCGCACTGGGGGACACCGTCGCCAAGGCACAGCAGCGCGCTTATCAGTTAGCGGCGGATATTCATTGGGAAGGCAGTTTCTGCCGCAAAGATATTGGCTATCGGGCGATTGCTCGTGGCAAATAA
- a CDS encoding DUF1481 domain-containing protein: protein MQRVLMTLGLAFGLSACSSQSNSPQFSASGYIADSGVVRLWRQDNAQQQPQVLMSVYSPYSGDNTRVTFYQYQNGILHEIRRNDLGHNPQSIELRFDEQGQVSFMQRQLAERREQLSTDEIAVYQLEAKRILELSSALRAGNVRLTQGHWQDGIVTSCAGKTLRLNLDDNSQRWLSQRGGKSAQPLGVAWLDSPEGQQLLLAANQDFCRWEPSAGSL, encoded by the coding sequence ATGCAGCGGGTGCTGATGACCCTCGGTTTAGCCTTTGGTCTCAGCGCCTGTAGCAGTCAGTCAAACTCCCCCCAATTCAGTGCCAGCGGATACATCGCCGACAGCGGCGTAGTGCGTCTATGGCGTCAGGATAATGCGCAACAGCAGCCACAGGTGTTGATGAGCGTCTATAGCCCCTACTCCGGGGACAATACCCGCGTTACCTTCTATCAATACCAAAATGGTATTTTGCATGAAATTCGTCGTAACGATTTAGGCCATAACCCACAGAGCATCGAGCTGCGTTTCGATGAGCAGGGGCAGGTGAGCTTTATGCAGCGCCAATTGGCCGAGCGTCGTGAGCAGCTCTCAACCGATGAGATTGCGGTTTACCAGTTGGAAGCGAAACGTATTCTGGAGCTGAGCAGCGCACTGCGCGCCGGAAACGTCAGATTAACTCAGGGGCATTGGCAGGATGGTATCGTCACCAGCTGTGCCGGAAAAACATTACGGCTGAATCTCGATGATAACTCGCAGAGATGGTTGAGCCAGCGGGGCGGGAAGAGTGCGCAACCCTTAGGTGTCGCGTGGCTGGACTCACCGGAAGGTCAACAGCTGTTGCTGGCTGCCAATCAGGATTTCTGCCGCTGGGAACCGAGCGCCGGCAGTTTATAA
- the hupA gene encoding nucleoid-associated protein HU-alpha, with translation MNKTQLIDVIADKADLSKAQAKAALESTLAAITESLKDGDPVQLVGFGTFKVNHRNERTGRNPQTGKEIKIAAANVPAFVSGKALKDSVKS, from the coding sequence ATGAATAAGACTCAACTGATTGACGTAATCGCGGACAAAGCGGACCTTTCTAAAGCTCAAGCTAAAGCTGCTTTGGAGTCCACACTGGCTGCAATTACCGAATCTCTGAAAGACGGTGATCCAGTACAATTGGTTGGTTTCGGTACTTTTAAAGTAAACCATCGTAATGAGCGCACTGGCCGCAACCCACAGACTGGTAAAGAAATCAAAATTGCTGCAGCTAATGTGCCAGCGTTTGTTTCTGGTAAAGCACTGAAAGATTCTGTTAAATCTTAA
- a CDS encoding YjaG family protein — protein MIRNPIHLRLEKLESWQHLTFMACLCERMYPNYQQFCLETEFGDPAVYRRILDLIWETLVVKDAKVNFDSQLEKLEEAIPSADDYAIYGVYPAIDACIALSEAIHSRLSGETLEHAIAISEASIRTVAMLEMTLAGKEMTDEELKILPAVEEEWDIQWEIFRLLADCEERDLDLIKGLRSDLREAAVSNIGINLTQ, from the coding sequence ATGATACGTAATCCGATTCATCTACGTCTCGAAAAGCTGGAAAGCTGGCAACACCTGACTTTCATGGCTTGTTTGTGCGAACGGATGTATCCCAACTATCAGCAATTTTGTCTGGAAACAGAGTTTGGCGATCCGGCGGTTTACCGGCGCATTCTGGACCTTATCTGGGAAACGTTGGTTGTAAAAGACGCTAAAGTGAATTTTGATAGTCAGTTGGAGAAGTTGGAAGAGGCAATTCCTTCAGCTGATGACTATGCTATCTACGGTGTTTATCCGGCCATCGATGCGTGTATCGCCTTAAGTGAGGCGATACATTCGCGTTTGAGTGGGGAGACACTGGAACATGCCATCGCGATCAGCGAAGCATCCATTCGCACTGTTGCCATGTTGGAAATGACACTGGCTGGCAAAGAAATGACCGATGAAGAGCTAAAAATCTTACCCGCAGTCGAAGAGGAGTGGGACATCCAATGGGAGATTTTCCGCCTCTTGGCTGACTGTGAAGAGCGCGACCTGGATTTGATAAAAGGGTTACGATCTGACCTGCGGGAAGCGGCTGTTAGCAACATTGGCATAAATTTAACGCAATAA
- the nfi gene encoding deoxyribonuclease V (cleaves DNA at apurinic or apyrimidinic sites), with the protein MIDTKALRAEQQQRASEVILQDDPVLAGGVNPPVRFIAGADVGFEQQGEVTRAAIAILRYPSLELVEYQIARVETSLPYIPGLLSFREYPALLAAWAQLQQRPELVFVDGQGIAHPRRLGVASHFGLLVDVPTIGVAKSRLCGHFQPLESANGAVQPLIDGDEQLGWVWRSKTRCNPLFISPGHRVSVASALTWVQRCMAGYRLPEPTRWADAIASNRPQFQRWVRKTPDLLGNNRDMI; encoded by the coding sequence ATGATTGACACTAAAGCGCTACGGGCAGAGCAACAACAGCGGGCATCTGAGGTGATACTGCAAGATGACCCGGTTCTGGCGGGGGGTGTTAACCCGCCAGTGCGCTTTATTGCTGGCGCTGATGTGGGTTTTGAGCAGCAGGGGGAGGTGACCCGTGCTGCTATCGCGATTTTGCGCTATCCCTCGCTCGAGCTGGTGGAGTATCAGATTGCACGGGTAGAAACTTCACTGCCGTATATCCCCGGTTTACTCTCTTTTCGTGAATACCCTGCATTATTAGCCGCTTGGGCGCAGCTCCAGCAACGGCCTGAACTGGTTTTTGTTGATGGGCAGGGTATCGCGCATCCACGCCGTTTAGGGGTTGCCAGCCATTTTGGTCTGTTAGTGGATGTGCCCACCATTGGTGTCGCCAAAAGCCGCCTATGTGGGCATTTTCAGCCGCTGGAGAGCGCTAACGGCGCAGTACAACCTCTAATTGACGGCGATGAACAACTTGGTTGGGTATGGCGCAGTAAAACTCGCTGCAACCCGCTGTTTATTTCGCCGGGGCATCGGGTGAGTGTGGCGAGCGCATTGACGTGGGTTCAGCGCTGCATGGCGGGTTACCGCTTGCCAGAACCCACTCGCTGGGCGGATGCTATCGCCTCAAACCGCCCGCAATTTCAACGTTGGGTGCGGAAAACTCCTGATTTGCTTGGCAACAATAGGGATATGATTTAA
- the hemE gene encoding uroporphyrinogen decarboxylase yields MNELKNDRYLRALLRQPVDITPVWMMRQAGRYLPEYKATRAIAGDFMSLCKNAELACEVTMQPLRRYPLDAAILFSDILTIPDAMGLGLYFETGEGPRFKSPITCRADVEKLPIPDPEQELGYVMNAVRTIRRELAGQVPLIGFSGSPWTLATYMVEGGSSKAFTKLKKMMYAEPQTLHLLLDKLADSVILYLNAQIRAGAQSVMVFDTWGGVLTGRDYLEFSLNYMHKIVNGLTRENEGRRVPVTLFTKGGGQWLEAMAATGCDALGLDWTTDLADARRRVGDKVALQGNMDPSILYAPPARIEQEVSTILASFGQGEGHVFNLGHGIHQDVPPEHAGAFVKAVHALSRPYHQ; encoded by the coding sequence ATGAATGAATTGAAAAACGATCGCTATCTGCGGGCCTTATTGCGCCAACCGGTTGATATCACACCGGTATGGATGATGCGCCAGGCGGGCCGCTACTTGCCAGAATACAAAGCTACCCGCGCAATTGCCGGTGATTTTATGTCGCTGTGTAAAAACGCGGAGCTGGCCTGTGAAGTGACGATGCAGCCATTGCGTCGTTATCCACTGGATGCAGCGATTCTGTTTTCAGACATTCTAACCATCCCGGATGCCATGGGGCTAGGGCTCTATTTTGAAACCGGCGAAGGCCCGCGCTTCAAATCGCCAATTACCTGCCGCGCCGATGTTGAAAAGTTGCCGATCCCTGATCCTGAACAGGAGTTGGGCTACGTCATGAATGCGGTGCGCACTATTCGTCGTGAGCTGGCAGGGCAAGTGCCGCTGATTGGCTTCTCCGGCAGCCCATGGACGCTGGCGACCTACATGGTCGAGGGCGGTAGCAGCAAGGCCTTCACCAAACTGAAAAAAATGATGTATGCCGAACCACAAACACTGCATCTGTTGCTGGATAAACTGGCCGATAGCGTCATTTTGTATCTCAATGCGCAAATCAGGGCCGGAGCGCAGTCAGTGATGGTTTTTGATACTTGGGGCGGGGTGTTGACAGGCCGCGACTATCTTGAGTTCTCATTGAATTACATGCATAAAATCGTCAATGGCCTGACTCGTGAAAACGAGGGGCGGCGTGTCCCGGTCACCTTGTTTACCAAAGGCGGCGGGCAGTGGCTGGAAGCCATGGCTGCCACCGGCTGTGATGCGCTGGGGCTGGATTGGACCACTGACCTTGCCGATGCGCGTCGCCGTGTGGGTGATAAAGTCGCGCTGCAAGGCAATATGGACCCTTCCATCTTGTATGCACCACCTGCGCGTATTGAGCAAGAAGTCAGCACTATTTTAGCCAGTTTTGGGCAAGGTGAGGGTCATGTGTTTAATCTGGGCCACGGCATTCATCAGGATGTCCCGCCAGAACATGCCGGTGCTTTTGTTAAAGCGGTACATGCGCTATCACGGCCTTATCACCAATAG
- the nudC gene encoding NAD(+) diphosphatase, whose amino-acid sequence MELQLTGKESGWWVVSHENKLWLPKGELPQGNAANWSLQGATARQIGEWQGQAVWLIRQIMPTDMGSVRQLLDVDRGLFQLAGRGVQLAEFYRSHRFCGYCGHQMHASRTEWACLCNHCRERYYPQIAPCVIVAIRRGDEILLAQHVRHRGGINTVLAGFVEVGETLEQAVSREVLEESNIHIKNLRYVTSQPWPFPHSLMVAYMAEYDHGELRHDPKELLNAGWYRYDQLPLLPPPGTVARRLIEDTVVLCRSEQES is encoded by the coding sequence ATGGAACTACAACTTACAGGTAAAGAGAGTGGCTGGTGGGTAGTCAGCCATGAAAACAAACTATGGCTGCCAAAAGGGGAGTTGCCACAAGGCAATGCTGCCAATTGGTCGCTACAGGGCGCAACCGCCAGACAAATTGGTGAATGGCAGGGGCAGGCGGTTTGGCTTATTCGCCAGATCATGCCGACCGACATGGGATCAGTGCGCCAATTACTGGATGTAGATCGCGGTCTGTTCCAACTGGCTGGGCGGGGTGTGCAATTAGCGGAGTTTTATCGCTCCCACCGTTTCTGCGGCTATTGCGGCCATCAAATGCATGCCAGCCGCACCGAATGGGCTTGCCTGTGTAATCACTGCCGTGAACGTTATTATCCGCAAATCGCCCCTTGTGTGATTGTTGCCATTCGCCGTGGTGATGAAATCTTATTGGCGCAGCATGTGCGGCATCGTGGTGGGATTAATACGGTGCTGGCCGGTTTTGTCGAAGTGGGCGAAACATTGGAGCAGGCGGTGTCCCGTGAGGTTTTGGAAGAGAGCAATATTCACATTAAAAATCTGCGCTACGTGACGTCACAACCCTGGCCGTTCCCACATTCGCTCATGGTGGCCTATATGGCGGAGTATGACCACGGCGAACTGCGCCACGATCCGAAAGAGCTGCTCAATGCCGGTTGGTATCGCTACGACCAACTCCCATTACTGCCGCCGCCGGGCACTGTGGCCCGCAGGTTGATTGAAGATACGGTGGTCTTGTGCCGCAGTGAGCAGGAAAGCTGA
- a CDS encoding Rsd/AlgQ family anti-sigma factor yields MLNRLESLTQRVGGSNELIDQWLHARKELLVSYCTVIGIKPRKEKHTPLNEKALENFCHNLVDYLSAGHFHIYDRIIKQVEGESSPRMALTTKVYPALKNNTQTIMLFHDRYTNIEIDDDDSCTEFQQALSDIGEALDARFQLEDQLIKWAAESWQTAQPENRKSQAN; encoded by the coding sequence ATGCTCAATCGACTGGAAAGCTTGACTCAACGCGTTGGCGGCAGTAATGAATTAATTGATCAATGGCTTCATGCGCGTAAAGAACTTTTAGTTTCGTATTGCACAGTGATCGGTATTAAGCCGCGAAAAGAAAAGCATACCCCGCTTAATGAAAAAGCGCTGGAGAACTTTTGTCATAACCTGGTGGATTATCTCTCAGCTGGTCATTTTCACATCTACGACAGAATTATCAAGCAGGTAGAAGGCGAGTCCAGCCCAAGAATGGCGCTGACCACCAAAGTTTACCCTGCGTTAAAAAACAATACCCAAACTATCATGTTATTCCACGATCGTTATACCAACATCGAGATCGATGACGATGATAGCTGCACCGAGTTCCAACAGGCGTTATCCGATATCGGCGAAGCCCTCGACGCCCGTTTCCAGTTAGAAGATCAGTTAATTAAGTGGGCAGCAGAGTCCTGGCAAACCGCTCAGCCAGAAAATAGAAAAAGTCAGGCCAATTAA
- the thiC gene encoding phosphomethylpyrimidine synthase ThiC, with product MSNNTTSATTKNPSRPRKQQREEAQQFIDSLQGVTFPNSQRIYLQGSRPDIQVPMREIQLSPTLISGSKSDPRYEDNEAIPVYDTSGPYGDPLAKLDVHVGLPKLRASWIADRQDTEALTSVSSGFTQQRLADEGLDHLRFEHLPKPKKAIEGKCVTQLHYARAGIATPEMEFIALRENMGRERVRGEVLRHQHPGQNFGANLPENITAEFVRQEVAAGRAIIPANINHPEAEPMIIGRNFLVKVNANIGNSAVTSSIEEEVEKLVWSTRWGADTVMDLSTGRYIHETREWILRNSPVPIGTVPIYQALEKVNGVAENLTWEMFRDTLLEQAEQGVDYFTIHAGVLLRYVPMTAKRLTGIVSRGGSIMAKWCLSHHQENFLYQHFREICQICAAYDVSLSLGDGLRPGSIQDANDEAQFAELHTLGELTKIAWEYDVQVMIEGPGHVPMQMIRRNMTEELEHCHEAPFYTLGPLTTDIAPGYDHFTSGIGAAMIGWFGCAMLCYVTPKEHLGLPNKDDVKQGLITYKIAAHAADLAKGHPGAQIRDNAMSKARFEFRWEDQFNLALDPETARAYHDETLPQESGKVAHFCSMCGPKFCSMKISQEVRDYAAAQEEAAAQELATAQQPAVTAQPIQIQQAGMAQMSAEFRSRGSELYHSKSIRQSEVNDEQA from the coding sequence ATGTCTAATAATACAACGTCAGCCACCACGAAAAACCCATCACGCCCGCGCAAACAGCAGCGCGAAGAGGCCCAACAGTTTATTGATAGTTTACAGGGGGTGACTTTCCCCAACTCCCAACGCATCTACCTGCAAGGTTCACGGCCTGACATTCAGGTGCCGATGCGCGAGATCCAACTTAGCCCGACCTTGATCAGCGGCAGCAAGAGCGATCCGCGCTACGAAGATAACGAGGCCATTCCGGTTTACGACACCTCCGGCCCCTATGGTGATCCCCTCGCCAAACTGGACGTCCATGTGGGGCTACCCAAACTGCGTGCTAGCTGGATAGCGGATCGTCAGGATACCGAGGCCCTCACCTCGGTCAGTTCAGGATTTACCCAGCAGCGTTTAGCGGACGAAGGTTTGGATCATCTGCGCTTTGAGCATCTACCGAAGCCGAAAAAAGCCATTGAGGGCAAGTGTGTCACCCAACTGCACTATGCTCGTGCAGGGATTGCCACACCAGAAATGGAGTTTATCGCCCTGCGTGAAAATATGGGGCGAGAAAGAGTTCGCGGCGAAGTCTTGCGCCACCAGCATCCTGGGCAGAATTTCGGCGCTAATTTGCCGGAGAACATCACAGCAGAATTCGTGCGCCAAGAAGTTGCCGCAGGCCGCGCCATCATCCCCGCCAATATTAATCACCCCGAAGCTGAGCCAATGATTATTGGTCGCAACTTTTTGGTCAAAGTGAACGCCAACATCGGCAATTCGGCGGTGACCTCCTCCATCGAAGAGGAGGTGGAAAAGCTGGTGTGGTCCACGCGCTGGGGAGCCGATACCGTGATGGACTTATCTACTGGCCGCTATATTCATGAAACTCGTGAATGGATTTTGCGTAACAGCCCGGTGCCGATCGGCACAGTGCCCATCTATCAGGCGCTGGAAAAAGTGAATGGCGTGGCTGAAAATCTGACCTGGGAGATGTTCCGCGACACCTTGCTGGAGCAGGCGGAGCAAGGGGTTGATTACTTTACTATCCACGCCGGTGTGTTGCTGCGCTATGTGCCGATGACCGCCAAACGCCTAACAGGTATTGTCTCTCGTGGTGGGTCTATCATGGCGAAGTGGTGCTTGTCCCATCATCAGGAGAACTTCCTGTATCAGCATTTCCGTGAAATCTGCCAAATTTGTGCCGCCTACGACGTTTCATTATCACTCGGCGATGGCTTGCGGCCAGGTTCTATTCAGGATGCCAATGATGAAGCCCAATTTGCCGAATTGCATACACTGGGTGAATTAACCAAGATCGCCTGGGAATATGATGTTCAGGTGATGATCGAAGGCCCGGGGCATGTGCCGATGCAGATGATCCGCCGCAATATGACCGAGGAGTTGGAGCACTGTCACGAAGCCCCCTTCTATACCCTGGGGCCACTCACCACAGATATCGCACCGGGTTATGATCACTTCACCTCAGGCATTGGGGCGGCAATGATTGGCTGGTTTGGTTGCGCCATGCTCTGTTACGTCACGCCAAAAGAGCATCTGGGCCTGCCGAATAAAGATGATGTAAAACAGGGGCTAATCACCTACAAAATCGCCGCCCATGCCGCCGATCTGGCTAAAGGGCACCCAGGCGCACAGATCCGCGATAACGCCATGTCGAAAGCCCGTTTTGAATTCCGCTGGGAAGATCAATTCAATCTGGCCCTTGATCCCGAAACCGCGCGCGCCTATCACGATGAAACCCTGCCGCAAGAGTCGGGCAAAGTGGCCCACTTCTGCTCCATGTGTGGGCCAAAATTCTGCTCGATGAAAATCTCGCAAGAAGTGCGCGACTATGCAGCCGCACAAGAAGAGGCCGCAGCGCAAGAGCTGGCTACAGCACAACAACCGGCCGTCACGGCGCAACCTATCCAGATTCAACAAGCGGGTATGGCGCAGATGTCGGCCGAATTCCGCTCTCGTGGCAGTGAGTTGTACCACAGCAAAAGTATCCGGCAGAGCGAGGTTAACGATGAACAAGCCTGA